One genomic segment of Bacteroidota bacterium includes these proteins:
- a CDS encoding transposase, whose translation MYKPTKNISFADLAIAERKINKSFFNSINKIINWNKIEKLINQNYSKGKRTDGRPAYSGLLLFKFCLLEEWFDIKNNHIEDCVNDSLSFTYFAGLTLEDEIPSRSTIRNFKNELKQKGEFLNLINEVEKQLKANNVELIKGVIRYPKLKIKVDD comes from the coding sequence ATGTATAAGCCTACAAAAAACATAAGTTTTGCCGATCTTGCAATTGCTGAACGGAAAATCAATAAATCATTTTTTAATTCAATCAATAAAATAATTAATTGGAATAAAATTGAAAAATTGATAAATCAAAATTATAGTAAAGGAAAACGTACTGACGGACGACCGGCATATTCGGGATTGTTACTTTTTAAGTTTTGTCTTCTTGAAGAATGGTTTGATATAAAAAATAATCATATTGAGGATTGTGTAAATGATTCATTGTCTTTCACTTATTTTGCTGGTTTAACTCTTGAAGATGAAATCCCTTCAAGGAGTACAATCCGTAATTTTAAAAACGAATTAAAACAGAAAGGAGAATTCCTTAATTTGATAAATGAGGTAGAAAAGCAATTAAAAGCAAATAATGTAGAACTTATTAAAGGTGTAATTCGTTATCCTAAATTGAAAATAAAAGTTGATGATTAA